The Methanothermobacter thermautotrophicus genome contains the following window.
AGAAGGCCCGTATAGGTGCTGTTGCCAAGGGTTCAGGGATGATAGCCCCTAACATGGCCACGATGCTATCATTCATAACAACCGATGTTGATGCATCAGCCTCTGAACTTAGGGAGGCCCTCAGGAGGGCGGTTGATGAGAGCTTCAACATGCTCATAGTGGATGGTGATGAGAGCACCAATGACATGGTCATAATATCCTCCACCAGGACCTCAGGCAGGATAGATTCGAACTTCCAGGAGGCCCTCGTGGCCGTGTGCAGGGAACTTGCCCGTATGATGGCCAGGGACGGTGAGGGCGCCACCAAGTCCTTCCAGGTGGATGTTGTAAATGCCGGGACACCAGAGGATGCTAAAATGGCTGCAAGGGCCATAGCAGGTTCTTCACTTGTTAAAACAGCCATATTCGGGGCCGATCCCAACTGGGGACGTATAGTTGCAGCTGCAGGATACTCTGGAGCAGAGTTTGACCCTGATGAGATAAGCGTCACCCTTGAGTCTGGGTCAGAATCTGTGGTGATAGTTGACCATGGTGATGTCCGGGCATTCGAGGGCACAGAGGAACTTGAAATTGCTGAGAGGGTCATGAAGGAGAATGAGATAAGAATAATCGTTGACCTGGCTGCTGGAGATGAATCAGCCACAGCCTATGGCTGCGACCTCACCTATGATTATGTGAGGATAAATGCAGAGTACACCACATGAGTAAGGTCTTAAGGTGTTTTTTATGGAAACAGTTAACATCCTCGTTGAGGCACTGCCCTACATAAAGAAGTTTCACAGGAAGAAGATCATGATAAAATATGGCGGCCATGCCATGATAGATGAGTCTGCCATGGACTCAACCGCCAGGGACACCGTCCTGCTCAAATATGTGGGCATGGAACCCGTCGTGGTCCATGGTGGAGGACCCGAGATTTCACGTGCAATGAACAAGATGGGTAAGGAGCCAAAGTTCATTGAGGGCCTCCGGGTGACTGATGAGGAGACCATGGAGATAG
Protein-coding sequences here:
- the argJ gene encoding bifunctional ornithine acetyltransferase/N-acetylglutamate synthase yields the protein MELRFMRGGVCAVEGVIAAGCRDGKYGVGIIVNRGSTAAAVFTSNRVRAEPVKLTERVMADGRISAIVANSGNANCFTGMDGMDDAIKMARTVAEALSLDENEVAVASTGVIGRRMPIEKIQSLIRRAVNQLENSEAASGDLSEAIMTTDTFPKEVAVEFELETGEKARIGAVAKGSGMIAPNMATMLSFITTDVDASASELREALRRAVDESFNMLIVDGDESTNDMVIISSTRTSGRIDSNFQEALVAVCRELARMMARDGEGATKSFQVDVVNAGTPEDAKMAARAIAGSSLVKTAIFGADPNWGRIVAAAGYSGAEFDPDEISVTLESGSESVVIVDHGDVRAFEGTEELEIAERVMKENEIRIIVDLAAGDESATAYGCDLTYDYVRINAEYTT